The Brassica oleracea var. oleracea cultivar TO1000 chromosome C6, BOL, whole genome shotgun sequence genome includes a region encoding these proteins:
- the LOC106300444 gene encoding pentatricopeptide repeat-containing protein At1g51965, mitochondrial encodes MRLLHRRFFIFTDGIFGANRRGYATNYVAKVTSSSPSGRSLSAEVSLPNPLPSDIRGYPLPRRHLICRATNLLLRHETSSDPFSELSDYLSSLSLSLTPDEASEILKSLNCPRLAVDFFHFVPSVCPSSHHDPFLYNRIILILSKSNLPDRFDRVRSILDLMVKSNVRGNISTVNILIGFFGNAEDLEMCLGLVKKWELKMNSFTYKCLLQAYLRSRDSSKAFDVYCEIRRGGHKLDVFAYNMLLDALAKDEKIDQACQVFEDMMRKHCRGDEYSYTIMIRTMGRIGKYNKAVDLFNEMITEGLTLNVVGYNTLMQVLAKGKMVDKAIQVFSKMVETGCRPNEYTYSLVLNLLVAVGQLVKLDGIVEMSKRYMTQGIYSYLVRTLSKLGHVSEAHRLFCDMWSFPVKGQRDSYMSMLESLCGAGKTVEAIEMLSKIHEKGVVTDTMMYNTVFSALGKQKQVSHIHDLFEKMKKDGPCPDIFTYNILISSFGRVGEVDEAIKIFEELESSDCKPDIVSYNSLINCLGKNGDVDEAHLRFKEMQERGLNPDVVTYSTLMECFGKTERVEMAYRLFEEMLVKGCQPNIVTYNILLDCLEKSGRTAEAVDMYTRMKQQGLTPDSITYSVLERLQSGSHGKSRIRRKNPITGWVVSPL; translated from the exons ATGAGGCTTCTTCACCGCCGTTTCTTTATCTTCACCGATGGAATTTTCGGAGCCAACAGGCGAGGATACGCCACCAATTATGTTGCCAAGGTCACTTCATCATCTCCCTCCGGGCGATCTCTCTCCGCCGAAGTTTCCCTTCCTAATCCCCTCCCCTCCGACATACGCGGCTACCCTCTCCCTCGCCGTCACCTCATCTGCCGAGCAACCAATCTCCTTCTCCGCCACGAAACCTCTTCCGATCCCTTCTCCGAGCTCTCCGATTACCTCTCTTCCCTCTCACTCTCCCTAACTCCCGACGAAGCTTCAGAGATTCTCAAATCCCTAAACTGCCCTCGCCTGGCCGTCGATTTCTTCCACTTCGTCCCCTCCGTGTGCCCTAGCTCTCACCACGACCCGTTCCTCTACAACCGCATCATCTTGATCCTCTCCAAGTCTAACCTCCCCGACAGATTCGATCGCGTCCGTTCGATTCTCGATCTGATGGTGAAGTCTAACGTACGTGGCAACATCTCCACCGTTAATATCTTAATAGGTTTCTTCGGGAACGCGGAAGATTTAGAAATGTGCTTAGGGCTGGTGAAGAAATGGGAGTTAAAGATGAACTCTTTCACATACAAGTGTCTCCTTCAAGCTTACTTAAGGTCTCGTGATTCTTCGAAAGCATTCGATGTGTACTGCGAGATTAGAAGAGGAGGGCATAAGCTCGACGTCTTCGCTTACAATATGTTGCTTGATGCTTTAGCTAAAGATGAAAAG ATTGATCAGGCATGCCAAGTTTTCGAAGACATGATGAGAAAGCATTGTAGAGGAGATGAGTATTCCTACACGATTATGATCAGGACAATGGGAAGAATTGGGAAGTACAATAAAGCTGTTGATCTATTCAATGAGATGATAACTGAAGGGCTTACTCTCAACGTGGTTGGTTACAATACTCTTATGCAAGTTCTCGCAAAAGGAAAGATGGTTGATAAGGCTATTCAGGTTTTCTCCAAGATGGTTGAAACGGGTTGTCGTCCCAACGAGTATACGTACAGTCTGGTTTTGAATCTTTTAGTAGCTGTAGGTCAGCTTGTGAAGTTAGATGGGATTGTGGAGATGTCCAAGAGGTATATGACTCAGGGGATATATTCTTATTTGGTTAGAACGCTGAGTAAACTAGGGCATGTGAGTGAGGCTCACCGGCTGTTTTGTGATATGTGGAGCTTCCCTGTGAAAGGACAGAGGGATAGTTACATGTCGATGCTTGAGAGTTTATGCGGTGCGGGTAAAACAGTTGAAGCTATAGAGATGTTGAGCAAGATCCATGAGAAAGGTGTGGTTACGGATACCATGATGTACAACACCGTGTTCTCTGCGCTTGGGAAGCAAAAGCAAGTATCTCATATTCATGATCTCTTCGAGAAAATGAAAAAAGATGGTCCGTGTCCAGACATATTCACGTATAATATACTCATCTCTAGTTTTGGTCGTGTGGGAGAAGTTGATGAAGCTATCAAAATCTTCGAGGAGCTTGAGAGTAGTGACTGTAAACCGGACATTGTTTCGTACAACTCTTTGATTAATTGCTTGGGGAAGAACGGTGATGTTGATGAAGCTCACCTGAGGTTCAAGGAGATGCAGGAGAGAGGATTAAACCCTGATGTGGTCACATACAGCACTCTGATGGAATGCTTTGGGAAGACGGAGAGAGTCGAAATGGCGTATAGATTGTTCGAAGAGATGCTTGTTAAAGGGTGTCAACCGAACATTGTGACGTACAACATATTACTTGATTGTCTAGAGAAGAGTGGAAGAACCGCTGAAGCAGTTGATATGTACACGAGGATGAAACAGCAAGGACTCACACCTGATTCCATTACTTACAGTGTTCTTGAACGGTTGCAGTCTGGCTCTCATGGAAAGTCACGGATTCGTAGGAAGAATCCGATAACAGGTTGGGTGGTCAGTCCTCTGTAG
- the LOC106297446 gene encoding putative nuclease HARBI1, with product MANDMVRWYMDDDDDEDDVLKPERLLQRTDRGAGWHHVQQFMHGSDDDRYWPFFKDCIGALDGTHISVRPPKRNAEAYRGRKQEPTMNVLAICNFDMKFIYAFVGVPGRAHDTKVLTYCARNEPFFPHPPNGKYYLVDAGYPTRTGYLGPYRRVRYHLDQFNRGGPPTNTREVFNRRHSSMRSVIERTFGVWKAKWRILDRRHPKYGLIKWIKLVTSTMTLHNFIQEKEEDGDGHGGHIPYEPTGDRAMEGLRDHIGNELSRGYRLPY from the exons ATGGCTAATGAT ATGGTTAGGTGGTACATGGATGATGATGATGATGAGGACGATGTGCTTAAGCCAGAGAGATTACTTCAAAGAACAGATCGAGGTGCTGGATGGCATCATGTTCAGCAGTTTATGCACGGGTCAGATGATGATCGATACTGGCCATTTTTTAAAGATTGTATTGGAGCATTGGATGGAACTCATATCTCAGTTCGCCCACCGAAGCGAAATGCCGAAGCATACAGGGGTAGAAAACAGGAGCCGACCATGAATGTCCTTGCTATATGTAACTTTGATATGAAGTTCATATATGCTTTTGTGGGTGTCCCGGGTAGAGCACATGACACAAAGGTATTGACTTATTGTGCGAGGAATGAGCCCTTTTTTCCACATCCTCCAAATGGAAAGTATTATTTGGTTGATGCTGGATATCCCACAAGAACAGGGTATCTTGGTCCGTATCGTAGAGTTCGGTATCATCTCGATCAGTTCAACAGAGGAGGACCGCCAACGAACACTCGAGAGGTGTTCAACCGGAGACATTCAAGCATGCGATCTGTGATTGAGCGGACATTTGGAGTGTGGAAAGCAAAATGGAGAATTCTTGACCGTAGGCATCCAAAGTATGGTTTGATCAAATGGATAAAGCTAGTAACATCAACGATGACTCTACACAACTTCATAC AAGAAAAAGAAGAAGATGGTGATGGTCATGGTGGACATATTCCATATGAGCCGACTGGTGATAGAGCCATGGAAGGTTTACGTGATCATATTGGTAATGAGTTGAGTAGAGGATATCGATTACCTTACTAG